Genomic DNA from Bacteroides zhangwenhongii:
TCGTTTCGAGGGCAAAGCCTACCAACAACTGGTCTTTTCTTTTGACAGCCCCCAGACTGGCGGCAATATCTTTGGTTGCCCGAAGATGCAGCGTCAGCTCTTCTTCTTTCTCGCGCTTGATCTTCTTGCCAGCCACCATTTCCGGACGGAAATCGGCTACCGCGGCACACAGTATGGCTGCGTCGGAATCGAAGAAACACGCTTGCGAAGCCGCATACATTTCCTCCGCCGATTCCACATCGATCCGGCGAATACGGGAGTGCCGTGTTTCCAGTTGCACGGGACCCGCAATCAACGTCACCTCCGCACCACGACGGGCGCATTCTTCCGCCAAAGCAAATCCCATTTTCCCGGAAGAATAGTTGCCGATGAAACGGACGGGATCAATCTTCTCGTACGTCGGTCCGGCTGTAATCATGACCTTCTTTCCTTTCAGCTCACCGTTTGCGGCAAAAAACTCGTCCAATACCCGGATGATATTTTCCGGTTCTTCCATCCGCCCCTTCCCAACCAAGTGGCTGGCAAGCTCTCCCGTGCCCGGCTCGATGATATGATTGCCGAACGAACGGAGAATATCCAGATTCTTCTGGGTAGAAGGATGCGCATACATATCGAGATCCATTGCCGGAGCGACAAACACCGGAGCTTTGGCCGAAAGATAGGTTGTAATCAGCATATTGTCGGCTATCCCGTTTGCCATCTTGCCGATGGTAGAGGCGGTGGCGGGAGCAATCAACATGGCATCCGCCCACAGCCCCAAGTCTACGTGGCTGTTCCACGTTCCGTCGCGCTGTGCGAAAAACTCGCTGATGACCGGCTTGCTGGTCAACGCCGAAAGAGTGATGGGAGTAATAAATTCTTTTCCCGCCGGAGTAATCACGACCTGCACTTCCGCTCCCTGCTTGATAAGCCCACGAATGATGTAGCAAGCCTTATACGCGGCAATACTGCCGGTAATTCCAAGAATTATCTTTTTTCCTTTTAGCATTATTTCGTTATCAGATTGCTCATTTCACGCAGACGGATTTTTGTCAATACCGCTTTCGTATTCAGCGTGAAATCACTGTTCAAAATCCAACTGTAATATCCGGGATCTTTCTTCAAGACCTCAGCTACAGACATTCCTTTGTACTTTCCGAAGTTGAACACTTCCACTCCATTATCATCATAGACCATGCGACCGGCAAAGTCTACATTCTTGGAATAGCTGGAGTAGTCCGCCAGAAACGCGATATCGTTCTGCAACTCGTCATAGCGGTCGAGCTGCGCTTTCAGCACCTCGTAAGTGGCACGTGTGTCCGCCTCCGCCGTATGCGCGTCCTCCAGATTCTTTTCGCAGTAGAATTTGTAGGCTGCCGAAAGGGTGCGTTGCTCCATTTTGTGGAAAATCACCTGCACGTCCACAAATTTGCGCTTCGTCATGTCGATATCCACTCCCGCACGCAGAAATTCTTCCGCCAGCACAGGAATGTCGAAACGGTTGGAGTTGAATCCTGCCAAATCGCATCCTTCAATGTCACGGGCAATGCTCTTTGCCACTTCCTTGAAAGTAGGGCAATCCGCTACGTCCGCATCGTAAATGCCATGCACGGCGGAAGAGGCTTCGGGAATATGCATCTCCGGATTGATACGCAAAGTCTTGGCTTCCTCATTCCCGTTCGGATAAACTTTCAAATAACAGATTTCAACAATACGGTCTGTGTTGATATTGGTTCCGGTCGTCTCAAGATCGAAAAAGACGATGGGATTTTTCAAATTTAATTTCATTTCTGGTTATTTTATTGAGTCACCACAGATTAACACAGATTCACACAGATTTTACTTCTCCTAAAGAAAAATATCTGTGTGAATCTGTGTTAATCTGTGGTGAAACGTATTAATCATTCAACATCATCGGCATCAGCAACATCAGCAAGTCTTCGTTCTCTTCCTGCTCTACGGGAATGATTACTCCGGCTCGTGAGGGATCGGCCAATTCGATAATAACTTCGTCTGCGGAAATGTTGTTCAGGATGTCGATCAGGAACGTAGATTTGAATCCGATACTCATGGCAGCTCCCGTATATTGGCATACCTGTGTTTCTTCGGCAGAGGTGGAGAAGTCGATGTCCTGCGCGGAAATGACAATCTGGTTTTCCTGCATACGGAGCTTGATCAAGCTGCTTGCCTGCGAGGAAAAGATAGACACACGGCGCAAAGCTCCCATCAACTGCTGGCGGTCTACGGTCAACTTATGGGGGTTGTTTTGAGGAATTACCGAGTTGTAGTTCGGATAACGCCCTTCGATCAGACGGCAAACCATGCGATAGCTTTCGAGCATGAACACGGCGTTGCGTTCGTCGAATTCGATTGTCACCATGCCCTGTTCTTTCGGCAGAAGATTCTTGAGCAGCGTAGCCGGTTTCTTCGGCAGGATGAACGCCGCACGCTCGTTGCCTTTAGCCGCCAATGTCTTGCAACGCACCAGCTTATGACCGTCCGATGCGACCATCGTGATGTCTTCTGTCGTAATATCAAAATAAATACCGTTCATCACCGGACGGAGTTCATCGTCGGCAGTCGCGAATACCGAGCGGTTGATACCTCCCAGAAGCACTTCCGCTTCCATCTCCACGCGAACTGCATTGTCTCCCAATGTAGCCGACTGAGGGAATTCGTCCGCATTCTGTCCCATCAGACTATATTTTCCGTTCTGATACTGCACCGTAATTTCATAATTGTCCGGATTGACGTCAAACGTCAATGGCTGTTCCGGAATCTCTTTCAGTGCGTCCAGCAACGTTTTCGCCACTACGGCAAAACGTCCGTTCGTATCGCTTTCATTCACTTCTACGGTAGTAACCATCGTTGTCTCGCTGTCGGATACGGTGACAGACAATGTTCCATCTTCCAGTTCGAAGAGAAAACAATCGAGGATAGGCAATGCGTTTTTCGAATTGATCACGCGGCTTATAGCCTGTAAATGGCTAGAAAGAGCAGTACTTGAAACGATAAATTTCATATATTTTCGTGTATTTAAGTTTTAAATATTCTAACGCACAAAGTTACGAAAAAAGATTCGGGCAACCCAATAAAACAAAAGAAAAAACAGTCTTTGTGTGAGGGATATTCCTAAAAAGTCGTAACTTCGCCGCAGAATTTAAATTAATCGCAATGGAATTTACAGGAAAAATCATCGCTATTCTCCCTCCGAGAGGTGGAGTATCAAGAACAAGCGGCAACGAGTGGAAATCACAAGAGTTCGTTATCGAAAATCACGACCAATATCCGCGTAAAATGTGTTTCGACGTATTCGGCGCAGACAAAATCGAGCAGTTCAATATTCAAATGGGCGAAGAACTGACCGTATCATTTGATGTTGACGCCCGTCAATGGCAGGATCGTTGGTTCAACAGTATCCGTGCATGGAAAGTCGAACGTGTAGGCGCAGGCGCTCCAATGGCTCCGGGTGCTCCCGTTCCTCCTCCGGCTCCGTCCGCTACTCCGGAATTTACTCCGGGCGACGCGAAAGACGATCTGCCTTTCTAAACAAAAAAATCAAGGCGTAACGATACGCACTGAAAAACTCCCGGTGAATTTGATTTTTGCCGGGAGTTTTTTTATGCCCGCACTTTGTAAAGATTCCGCCCACAGGTAAACACCTCTCAGCCCACAGATGAACAACACCCGGACACGGGCTCAGGGAAATAAGCCCACAGGTGAAAAAAGGTCAGCAATAACGTCGGCAACCAAAACCCAGAAATACTATCGCTGATAGTATTTCTATTCTCTTCTAATCTCTTCTTTTCTCTTCTCTTGGGTTATGGTTGGGTTATGGTTGGGTTTTTGCGCCCTGCCAGAAGGCGTTTCAGCGCTTTTAGTTTTTGCAAAAACAGCGTTTTTTCGCAGGTAGTTTTTTCACCTGTTTTTCCTCTTTTCAAATCCGTTTTTTCTTCGTTCGGAAATCTTTTTCCAATCAACCCGAAATGATTTTTCCAGCTTGTCTTTAGTCGGCTTTATACTTCAAAACGATGGTGGGATATGCCACTTCATCAGCACAAGTGAACTGAGCAAAAAGTATGAAATTGCGAAAAAATTCCGCATTGCGCACAAAGAAATCGGGCACGAAACAGACCTGTTTTTCCACTTGCCGGAAGAGGTGTTCGAAATCTGCCATCAGCATAAAGTGATAAGAATCGAACAGGTTACTCATCCCCGCTTTATAGGTAACAGCACCGTCAAGCACTTCGCCTTTATCCAACCGGAGTATATAGTCCGACAGACTGTCTTCGTCCGGTGCCAATAGTAGACGACCGGCATAAAAAGCAGCGTACAGTTCCGAAGTCGGCTCCGCGAAACTGGAAAGTTGCGTAAACAACGTTGTCTGAGGCAGCCGGTAGACAGGATAGGCTTTATCCGCAGTATAACAAAAAGTTATACGGGGATTCTTATGTCTTTCTACAGCGGATGCCGTATTTGTCAGGGAGCGCATCATCCTCTCAGCCTCCGTCACATCGGGTACAGAAAGACTCAGCACAGCCGCCGCGCCCCGCAATGTATCTTCCCGCTGGAAAAGACAGGTCACTAAATCATGCCCGGTGTTTTCCATCAGATAACGCGAGATTTCACGGTTTCTTTCCTGCATTCCGCTATCATCGTCCACCCCTGCCGGTATATATTCACGACTGTCGCCATAGGCAAGCAGAGAGGTCCAGTCCGTAACGCTTTGTTTGCTAAAATAGAAAGTGGTGGAAGGCAACACTTCGCCCGGAAATCCTTTGACAGATTCTTGTTGCCGAAGCTGGTTGACAAAGGCGAAACAGGTATCCGGATCATGGCTGACACCTGTAAAATAGACATAATCGTCCTTCATCTTCATGTCAAACTCCGTCCACCCTATCATGCCGTTCACACGGGTATAAATGGTAGCGACCGCTCTGCTTTTCTTCGGTGCGTTTATCTGCATGAAAGCAGGATCATCCGCCAGAGAATCTCCCTTCTTGTAGGTGTCAACTACTTCTTCTATCAGTTTTTTCTGGAAGCTCAACGCCATGAAATCGGACGTGAGATAGCAAGCGAGGAAATCACCGTCCGCCATCGGGTAGATTGTTATCTTTTCTCCTTTGTAATCGAAAGTTTTCGGCGGATAGAGTGATGAAATATATTTTTGCACGAATCTGTCTATCAGCTCCTTATCTCCTTCTCCCAATCTGCAATAGAGCACTTGGTCGCGTTCGCTGTCCGGAGCATGGAAACTTATCAGCATTTGATTCATTTGCCGACTCAATCCGTGAGGACTATCTTCGGAAAGTTCGTACAGGGAATGTTTTAAGTAGGAAAACAGCTTGGATACATACAGGTATTGCCGTTCTTTGCTGCAAGTCAGATTGTCGGTTTCAGTCACAAACTCAAGTACATCATCGGTAGCAAACACTGCCGAAGTAGTGGCGGGAACCAGCTCGTAAAGATTGAAATTTCTCTGTCCGTCAGCCGCCGACAGCCTGAAAAAAGAGTACATGACGAAACCTGCGCACAGAAGTACAACAGAAGAAGTGACCGCTATTTTCACTATCGTACGAAGTTTCATAATATTCGCTGTTTATCGGCTCGGTGCAAAAATAATAATTTCTACAAAGAAAACAAAACTTTTGCTAAAAAATTCACCGACAATTAAAGAAGGATTTCCAATCCGTCAAATGCCAGGTGAATATTCTCCGGAAGTCTCCGTTCAGCTTCGGCATGCAAGCCCATATCATGACTCATGTGTATAAAGTATGTCTTCTTTGCCTGAATGCGCCGCGCAACCGCCAAAGCCGCCTCCAGATTCTGATGTGTAGGATGCGGGGCTATGCGGAGTGCATTCACAATCAGAACATCCACGCCTGCCAATTGTTCATAGGATTCTTCGGGCATGGTCAGCATATCGGTGATATAACCGAGTTTTCCGATCCGGTATCCGAGAATCGGCAACCGCCCGTGCATCACACGCAAGGGAAGCACTTCGGTATGGTTTATGTAAAAGGGTTGTCCCGCCACAATCTCTTGCAAAGGGATATTAGGGACACCGGGATACGAATGTTCCACAAAACAATAGGGCATACGCGAACGCAATCCGCGTGCCACGTATTCTTCCGCATAAATAGGAACTGAACCAAACTGGCAGAACGGGCGAAGATCGTCCAGCCCGCCCACATGATCGTAATGCTCATGCGTAATGAGCACTCCGTCTATCTTCTCGAAAGGGAGATGCAGTACTTGCTCCCGGAAGTCGGGACCGCAATCTATCAATATGCGCGCATCTTCCGTCTCTACAATGGCAGAGGCACGCAACCTGTTATCTTTCGGATCGGCAGAAGTACAAACTGCACATGTGCAACCAATCTGGGGCACTCCTGTCGATGTTCCACTTCCAATGATTCTTACCTTCATACTTCATTAAATTACGTTTACTTCCGGGTGGATATCGATACCGAATTTATCGCGTACCGAAGCCCGCACCGCATCTGAGAGTGCGATAATGTCACTGCCTTTCGCTCCACCCCGATTCACCAACACCAATGCTTGTTTATCGTGGACGGCGGCGGGTCCTAAGGATTTTCCTTTCCATCCGCATTGGTCGATCATCCATCCGGCAGGAATTTTCACACGCCCGTCAGGAAGCTCATAGTAAGGTATGCGGGGATAATCCCGCTGCAAGGCTTCCAGCTTGTCTTTCGCCACAATGGGGTTCATAAAGAAACTGCCTGCATTTCCCGTCACTTTCGGGTCGGGCAGTTTGCTTTCGCGAATCTCAATGATCACTTTACGGACAATGGGCAACGTCGGTGCAGGATACTTTGCAAGTTCCTGGCGGATCGTTCCATAGTCCAGCGTGTACCGTTCTTCTTTACTAAGGCGGAAGCGGACATAGTTGACAAAAACGGATTTGTTCTCAGGACGCTTGAAAATGCTGTTGCGATAGGCATATTCGCATTCTTCGACAGAGTAAACACGCTCATATCCTTGAATGTTCACTGTCTCTACCGCCGTTATCAGGTCTTTCACCTCCACTCCGTAGGCTCCGATATTTTGCACGGCACTCGCTCCCACCTCACCGGGAATCAACGAAAGATTCTCCGCTCCATACCATCCATGCTCCACGCAACAGGCTACAAAATCATCCCACACAACTCCCGCGCCGACACGCAGGGATACGGTCTGAGAGTCTTCGGCCGTCACTTCGATACCTCCGATGCGGGAATGCAGTATCAGCCCGTCGTAGTCTTTGGTAAACAGCAGATTGCTGCCGCCGCCAATATGCAAAAAAGGTGTCGTAACGGCACCTTGCGCAATATACTCCTTCAGTTCCGCTACTGAGGCGTATTCCAGAAAACGGGAGGCACTGACATCAATGCCGAAGGTATTGTAGGGCAAAAGAGAATACATAATCTATCAGTTTAAAAAGGTTATATACTGGTGTCTTCAAACTTATACAGCTCCCATCCTCCGGCTTTCCGACGGAAGTACAGGATGTTGGAGAAACCGTTGCCGATACCTTTCAACGCAAGAATCTTCGTTGTCGAGTTATCGTCGTTTCTCTGTCCGTAGTTGATATTGGAGAGACGTTCGGAAGGAAGTTCCGGCTTGAAGGCAAACCATTGGTCCCGGTCGAGCGTTGTCTCCAAAATGGAGAAGTCGTCATCCGGATCGCTGGTAACAAAAATCAACGGTTCGCGTATGCGCTGGCTCTGGAAAAGGCTGTCGACGGCAAAACGGCCGAAGAACTCCACAAAGTCCTCATCGTCGTCCTGCTCGATAGGACGCAAATTGATGGCTTCCAGCATCCACGCTCCTTTGATGCGTTCAAAGTAATATTTTTTCATCATCCGTGTCTTCACGAATATCCACTCCACTTGCACAGAGGTAAGCGCAGTATCTCCTACTAAATCCATATCTTCTTCTTTATCAAACAGGAGCGTATAGTAATGCTGCTTGGTAAATAAGTCGTCATGCTTCCAATGGTGTTCGTCGATGTTCAGCTTCTTGTCTCCATTGTAGTAGGGCAACGGAAACTTCACACGCTGACGCTGCAACACGTCGTCGGAGGCAAAATTATAGATAAAATCGTCGAAAGACTCGTCGGCCTGTATGGGTTGCGGCTCTTCCGGCAATTCTTCCTGGTGGATTGAATCGGTTTTGTACCGGATGGAATCCACCTCTTTTGTAATAGATGCGAAGGGGTCAATCTTAGCTTTCTTGTTTCCACAGGAACTCAGTATACCGAGCAATATGACCCCTGCAATTAGTTTTTTCATTATTTTAATTTCTCTCGTAACTTTTCAAGCATATCCACCGTCATGCTTTCCAAATCGTAGGCGGGCTTCCATCCCCACTCTTCGCGGGCACAAGTGTCGTCCAGACTGTCGGGCCAGCTATCGGCTATGCGCTGCTTCAAGGGGTCTATGTCATAAACCATCTCAAACTGCGGCACGTGCTTCTTGATTGCCTGATATATCGTTTCCGGGTCGAAACTCATGGAAGCGATATTGAAAGCATTGCGGTGTATCAATCTTGTCGGATCGGCTTCCATCAGCGTGATCGCCGCGTTCAGTGCATCCGGCATATACATCATATCCATCAAAGTGCCTTGCTTAATGGGGCACACAAACTTCTCTCCTTTCACTGCCGAATAGTAAATGTCGACAGCATAGTCGGTCGTACCTCCTCCCGGAGGGGTCACATTCGAAATAATGCCCGGAAAACGGACAGCACGGGTATCGACACCGTATTTATTAAAATAGTAGTCGCTCAGCAACTCTGTCGTTACTTTCGTGACTCCATACATGGTACGCGGACGCTGGATCGTGTCTTGCGGCGTCTTGGTGTGAGGCGTACTTGCACCAAACGAGCCGATAGAACTGGGAGTGAACACCGCGCATCCTTGTTCACGTGCCACTTCCAGCACATTCCATAATCCATCAATACCTATCTTCCAAGCCAGCTTGGGTTTCGACTCGGCAACTACGGACAACAGGGCAGCCAAATTATAAATCGTATCAATGTGATACTCTTTTACCACAGATGCCACCGCCTGAGCATCCGTCACATCGGCAATCGCCGAAGGACCGGACTCTTTCAATTCTCCCTTAGGCTCTGCACCCGGTATATAACCTGCTACAACATTTGCATTTCCATAACGTTTCCGTAGCTCCATCGTTAGCTCCGACCCGATCTGTCCGGTAGCTCCAATAATCAAAATGTGTTCCATTTTTTCTTCTGACTTAGAATAATAAGCTTAAATAGTGCGCAAAGTAAGCACTTTTTTTTCAGATTTTAATCAAAAAGACATTGTTATTCCAAGAAAAATTGTGTCCTTTGCAATATAACTTAATCACATAAACACCATGTACGGTAAAATGCAAGAAATCCTCAGCCAGACATTGGCTGAAATCAAGGAGGCCGGACTTTACAAAGAAGAACGACTGATTGAGAGTGCGCAGCAAGCTGCCATCACTGTAAAAGGTAAAGAGGTACTGAACTTCTGTGCCAACAATTACTTGGGACTGTCCAATCACCCCCGATTGATCAAGGCTTCCCAAGAGATGATGAATCGTCGCGGATACGGTATGTCGTCCGTCCGTTTTATCTGTGGGACACAGGATATTCATAAAGAACTGGAAGCGGCTATTTCCGACTATTTCCAGACAGAAGACACGATTCTATACGCTGCCTGCTTCGATGCGAACGGCGGGGTATTCGAACCGCTCTTCACCGAAGAGGATGCGATTATCTCGGACTCGCTGAACCATGCTTCCATCATCGACGGTGTGCGTCTGTGTAAAGCGAAACGCTATCGTTATGCCAATGCCGATATGAAGGATTTGGAAAGATGTCTGCAAGAAGCGCAGGCGCAACGTTTCCGTATTGTCGTGACGGACGGTGTATTCTCTATGGATGGCAATGTGGCTCCGATGGATCAGATTTGCGATCTGGCCGAGAAATATGATGCGCTGGTGATGGTAGACGAGTCTCACTCGGCAGGAGTGGTAGGCGCCACCGGTCACGGGGTCAGCGAATTGTATAAGACACACGGCCGCGTGGATATTTACACCGGAACGCTGGGCAAAGCTTTCGGTGGTGCGCTGGGAGGATTTACGACAGGCCGCAAAGAGATTATCGACCTGTTGCGTCAACGCAGCCGTCCGTATCTGTTCTCTAATTCATTGGCTCCGGGCATTATCGGCGCCAGCCTTGAGGTGTTCAAAATGCTGAAAGAAAGCAATGCGCTGCACGACAAGCTTGTAGAGAACGTGAATTACTTCCGCGACAAGATGACCGCTGCCGGATTTGATATCAAACCGACGCAGAGTGCGATATGCGCTGTGATGCTGTATGATGCGAAGTTGTCTCAGGTTTATGCCGCACGTATGCAGGAAGAGGGTATTTACGTGACCGGATTCTATTATCCGGTGGTTCCGAAGGAACAGGCGCGTATCCGTGTGCAAATCTCTGCAGGACACGAGAAGGCTCATCTCGACAAATGTATCGCTGCCTTTATCAAAGTGGGTAAAGAACTCGGCGTATTGAAATAAAACTTTTTCATATCTTCCATTGTTATTATTGGGGTGCATTAGAAGTGCCGACAAGATAACAATGGAAGATTTTTTTATTTATATATGGAAGAACTGACTCTCACGACTCCTGCCCTTCTTTTCTCGGCAGTCTCACTGATTTTATTGGCTTACACCAATCGTTTCTTATCGTACGCACAACTTGTGCGGCAGTTGCGCGACCGCTATATGGAGAATCCTACGGATATCACGGTAGCGCAAATAGAGAACTTACGGAAACGTTTGAATCTGACCCGCACCATGCAAGGACTGGGAATTGCGAGCCTGTTTCTCTGTGTGGTCAGTATGTTTTTCATTTATATCGGACTGCAACTGCTGTCCGCCTATGTATTCGGAGTGGCTCTGCTGTTGCTTATCGCTTCATTGGGCGTGTCTTTCCGCGAAATACAGATTTCCACCCGTTCGCTGGAGATTTATCTGGGAACGATGGAGAAGGGAAAGAATAAAGACAGGAAATGACCTGTAAACAAAAAAGAGAGTGTGTCGAAACTCTCATAAACTAAAAATCACCCTCGCCACAGAAAGTTGTAACGAGGGTGATTTCGATAAAAGGGGAGTTTTGACATATCCCCAACTTTTATTTGCAGCTTATTAACTGTTTGTAGCTTATTAACGCTGTCCCAATTGTGAGTCTACAAAGAAAATTCCGGTATCACCGGCTTTCTTGATTTTGTCAACAATGCCTTGCGCTGTAGCTTCTTCTTCTACTTGTTCGCGAACGAATCCCCACAAGAAATCTTGTGTTGCCTTGTCCTTCTCAGCAGCAGCTACGTCTACCAGTTTGTCTACCAATTGAGAAACATGGCATTCATGTTTGTAAACGTGCTCGAATACTTCCAACGGACTACCCCAACCGTTAGGAACAACATCTATTTTATCAACTTTAGCGGTTCCTCCACGTTTGATAATATAATCTGCCATAGCATAAGCATGACCCATCTCTTCTTGAGACTGCTTCTTCATCCAATGGGCAAAACCACTGAAACCTTCTTTCTCGAAATAGAAAGACATTGCCAAATACAGGTTAGCAGACCACATCTCAGCAGTAATCTGTTCGTTAATTGCATTCTGTAATTTTTCTGAAATCATAATCGTATCTTTTATTAAGTTGTTAATGTAGTTTCTTTTTGAACTCATTACAAAAATAACAAGATTTCAGTCCAAATTGTTCCATGCACCCCGCATTTTTAAACTACATTCACACTTTGATTGTGGCGGTTCATTTTTTACTTACAACAGCTCGTCGGAAGTATATCCTTTCGGAAGCTCACGACAGTTATAGCCGGAAGCCATTATTTCACCGTATGCACCGGCAGAACGAAGGGCTATCAGGTCTCCACGTTTGACTTTGTTCAGATCAATCGCTTTTCCGAAAACATCGGACGACTCACATATCGGCCCTACTACATCGTACGCTTCCATCGGTTCTTCGGAAGTCAGGTTTTCCATCTTATGGTATGCCTGATACAAAGCCGGACGGATCAAATCGGTCATACCTGCATCGAGGATGGCAAATTTCTTCTTGGCTCCTTGCTTCACATACAGCACTTTGGATATCAACGTACCACACTGCCCCACGACGGCACGCCCCAATTCAAAATGAAGTGTTTGATAAGGACGCAGTTTCAGTTGTCCGGCATAGGTGGCAAAATAATCTTTGAAGTTCGGGATAGCCTGACGGTTGGGATGGCCGTAATCTATCCCCAGACCACCACCGACATTTATATGTTCTACCAGAATCCGACGTGCTTCCAACTTGTCCTGTAATTCATTGACACGATTGCACAAAGCGATGAAATCGCCCATATCGAGAATCTGCGAACCGATGTGGAAGTGAAGGCCGATAAACTTGATATTCTTCATTTCCAAAGCCACGTCTATCACTTTATCCATATCCTGCATACTGATACCGAATTTATTTTCGGCAAGACCGGTAGTGATATTGGCGTGAGTATGCGCGCCTACATCCGGATTGATGCGGAAAGCGACATTGGCTATTTTGTTTTGAGCGGCTGCCAGC
This window encodes:
- a CDS encoding 3'-5' exonuclease, yielding MKLNLKNPIVFFDLETTGTNINTDRIVEICYLKVYPNGNEEAKTLRINPEMHIPEASSAVHGIYDADVADCPTFKEVAKSIARDIEGCDLAGFNSNRFDIPVLAEEFLRAGVDIDMTKRKFVDVQVIFHKMEQRTLSAAYKFYCEKNLEDAHTAEADTRATYEVLKAQLDRYDELQNDIAFLADYSSYSKNVDFAGRMVYDDNGVEVFNFGKYKGMSVAEVLKKDPGYYSWILNSDFTLNTKAVLTKIRLREMSNLITK
- a CDS encoding DUF4348 domain-containing protein, with product MKKLIAGVILLGILSSCGNKKAKIDPFASITKEVDSIRYKTDSIHQEELPEEPQPIQADESFDDFIYNFASDDVLQRQRVKFPLPYYNGDKKLNIDEHHWKHDDLFTKQHYYTLLFDKEEDMDLVGDTALTSVQVEWIFVKTRMMKKYYFERIKGAWMLEAINLRPIEQDDDEDFVEFFGRFAVDSLFQSQRIREPLIFVTSDPDDDFSILETTLDRDQWFAFKPELPSERLSNINYGQRNDDNSTTKILALKGIGNGFSNILYFRRKAGGWELYKFEDTSI
- a CDS encoding DUF3127 domain-containing protein, encoding MEFTGKIIAILPPRGGVSRTSGNEWKSQEFVIENHDQYPRKMCFDVFGADKIEQFNIQMGEELTVSFDVDARQWQDRWFNSIRAWKVERVGAGAPMAPGAPVPPPAPSATPEFTPGDAKDDLPF
- the dnaN gene encoding DNA polymerase III subunit beta, with protein sequence MKFIVSSTALSSHLQAISRVINSKNALPILDCFLFELEDGTLSVTVSDSETTMVTTVEVNESDTNGRFAVVAKTLLDALKEIPEQPLTFDVNPDNYEITVQYQNGKYSLMGQNADEFPQSATLGDNAVRVEMEAEVLLGGINRSVFATADDELRPVMNGIYFDITTEDITMVASDGHKLVRCKTLAAKGNERAAFILPKKPATLLKNLLPKEQGMVTIEFDERNAVFMLESYRMVCRLIEGRYPNYNSVIPQNNPHKLTVDRQQLMGALRRVSIFSSQASSLIKLRMQENQIVISAQDIDFSTSAEETQVCQYTGAAMSIGFKSTFLIDILNNISADEVIIELADPSRAGVIIPVEQEENEDLLMLLMPMMLND
- a CDS encoding DUF3352 domain-containing protein gives rise to the protein MKLRTIVKIAVTSSVVLLCAGFVMYSFFRLSAADGQRNFNLYELVPATTSAVFATDDVLEFVTETDNLTCSKERQYLYVSKLFSYLKHSLYELSEDSPHGLSRQMNQMLISFHAPDSERDQVLYCRLGEGDKELIDRFVQKYISSLYPPKTFDYKGEKITIYPMADGDFLACYLTSDFMALSFQKKLIEEVVDTYKKGDSLADDPAFMQINAPKKSRAVATIYTRVNGMIGWTEFDMKMKDDYVYFTGVSHDPDTCFAFVNQLRQQESVKGFPGEVLPSTTFYFSKQSVTDWTSLLAYGDSREYIPAGVDDDSGMQERNREISRYLMENTGHDLVTCLFQREDTLRGAAAVLSLSVPDVTEAERMMRSLTNTASAVERHKNPRITFCYTADKAYPVYRLPQTTLFTQLSSFAEPTSELYAAFYAGRLLLAPDEDSLSDYILRLDKGEVLDGAVTYKAGMSNLFDSYHFMLMADFEHLFRQVEKQVCFVPDFFVRNAEFFRNFILFAQFTCADEVAYPTIVLKYKAD
- a CDS encoding MBL fold metallo-hydrolase, encoding MKVRIIGSGTSTGVPQIGCTCAVCTSADPKDNRLRASAIVETEDARILIDCGPDFREQVLHLPFEKIDGVLITHEHYDHVGGLDDLRPFCQFGSVPIYAEEYVARGLRSRMPYCFVEHSYPGVPNIPLQEIVAGQPFYINHTEVLPLRVMHGRLPILGYRIGKLGYITDMLTMPEESYEQLAGVDVLIVNALRIAPHPTHQNLEAALAVARRIQAKKTYFIHMSHDMGLHAEAERRLPENIHLAFDGLEILL
- the murB gene encoding UDP-N-acetylmuramate dehydrogenase; protein product: MYSLLPYNTFGIDVSASRFLEYASVAELKEYIAQGAVTTPFLHIGGGSNLLFTKDYDGLILHSRIGGIEVTAEDSQTVSLRVGAGVVWDDFVACCVEHGWYGAENLSLIPGEVGASAVQNIGAYGVEVKDLITAVETVNIQGYERVYSVEECEYAYRNSIFKRPENKSVFVNYVRFRLSKEERYTLDYGTIRQELAKYPAPTLPIVRKVIIEIRESKLPDPKVTGNAGSFFMNPIVAKDKLEALQRDYPRIPYYELPDGRVKIPAGWMIDQCGWKGKSLGPAAVHDKQALVLVNRGGAKGSDIIALSDAVRASVRDKFGIDIHPEVNVI
- a CDS encoding NAD-dependent epimerase/dehydratase family protein: MEHILIIGATGQIGSELTMELRKRYGNANVVAGYIPGAEPKGELKESGPSAIADVTDAQAVASVVKEYHIDTIYNLAALLSVVAESKPKLAWKIGIDGLWNVLEVAREQGCAVFTPSSIGSFGASTPHTKTPQDTIQRPRTMYGVTKVTTELLSDYYFNKYGVDTRAVRFPGIISNVTPPGGGTTDYAVDIYYSAVKGEKFVCPIKQGTLMDMMYMPDALNAAITLMEADPTRLIHRNAFNIASMSFDPETIYQAIKKHVPQFEMVYDIDPLKQRIADSWPDSLDDTCAREEWGWKPAYDLESMTVDMLEKLREKLK
- the coaBC gene encoding bifunctional phosphopantothenoylcysteine decarboxylase/phosphopantothenate--cysteine ligase CoaBC, coding for MLKGKKIILGITGSIAAYKACYIIRGLIKQGAEVQVVITPAGKEFITPITLSALTSKPVISEFFAQRDGTWNSHVDLGLWADAMLIAPATASTIGKMANGIADNMLITTYLSAKAPVFVAPAMDLDMYAHPSTQKNLDILRSFGNHIIEPGTGELASHLVGKGRMEEPENIIRVLDEFFAANGELKGKKVMITAGPTYEKIDPVRFIGNYSSGKMGFALAEECARRGAEVTLIAGPVQLETRHSRIRRIDVESAEEMYAASQACFFDSDAAILCAAVADFRPEMVAGKKIKREKEEELTLHLRATKDIAASLGAVKRKDQLLVGFALETNNEQQNAEGKLERKNFDFIVLNSLNDVGAGFRHDTNKISIIDRKGRTDYPLKSKTKVAVDIIDRLSNELKHLTLNS